A stretch of the Aegilops tauschii subsp. strangulata cultivar AL8/78 chromosome 4, Aet v6.0, whole genome shotgun sequence genome encodes the following:
- the LOC109780747 gene encoding uncharacterized protein, translated as MGTVLDSHFLALTALVTVGYQLVFFIITALLRFDKVTDFAGSTNFVIIAVLVAALKGTWHFRQIVLTVLVIIWGLRLAVFLLMRILQWGEDKRFDEMRSNLGKLAVFWTFQAVWVWTVSLPVTIVNASSRNPSIEARDIIGWIMWAIGLAVEAIADQQKLKFKNSPSNRGKWCNVGLWSYTRHPNYFGEMFLWWGVFVASTPVLSGAEWLVILGPIFLTLLLLFVSGIPLLESSADKRFGRSEEYRTYKKTTSPLIPLPPVVYGALPDWFKVAFLLELPLYNPGPERDPVS; from the exons ATGGGAACAGTGCTGGACTCCCACTTCCTGGCGCTCACCGCCCTCGTCACC GTCGGGTACCAGCTGGTGTTCTTCATCATCACAGCCCTCCTCCGCTTCGACAAGGTCACGGATTTCGCAG GCAGTACAAATTTTGTCATAATCGCCGTCCTGGTAGCAGCTTTGAAGGGAACATGGCACTTCCGTCAG ATCGTGTTGACAGTGCTTGTTATAATCTGGGGACTTCGTCTGGCAGTGTTTTTACTAATGAG GATTTTGCAATGGGGAGAGGATAAACGGTTTGATGAGATGCGCAGTAACTTGGGAAAATTAGCTGTCTTCTGGACATTTCAG GCTGTCTGGGTTTGGACTGTCAGCTTGCCTGTTACTATTGTGAACGCAAGTAGCAGAAACCCTTCTATTGAAGCTCGGGATATCATTGGTTGGATAATGTGGGCCATAGGGCTAGCTGTGGAAGCTATAGCTGATCAGCAAAAGCTTAAATTCAAGAACTCTCCAAGCAATAGGGGAAAGTGGTGTAATGTGGGCCTTTGGAGTTATACTCGGCACCCAAATTACTTTGGGGAG ATGTTCCTTTGGTGGGGGGTGTTTGTAGCATCAACCCCGGTTCTCTCAGGAGCTGAATGGCTTGTAATCTTGGGGCCCATCTTCCTGACGCtcttgcttcttttcgttagtgGGATCCCACTTCTTGAG TCATCTGCTGATAAGCGCTTTGGTCGGTCTGAGGAATACCGCACATACAAGAAAACCACAAG CCCTCTTATCCCATTGCCGCCGGTCGTGTATGGAGCCCTGCCCGATTGGTTCAAGGTGGCATTCCTCCTGGAGCTGCCCCTCTACAACCCCGGACCGGAACGCGACCCCGTCAGCTGA